Sequence from the Diorhabda carinulata isolate Delta chromosome 5, icDioCari1.1, whole genome shotgun sequence genome:
ACATAACCTCTTCAAAAACTTCTGTCGTCTGTTTCTCTATCTTTATATCACCGCATATCGAGCATGATAGTGAAACTAGACTTCTGcatatttcgataaataatcaattattccACTAATCATTCATGTCAAATTATGCTTAACTAAAAACTGACGTATTTCCAGTACGCGTTCTCATTAAATACAACTGTtgttttacttttgttttacttttaaatttataaataactcAAAATCAATGTTATATTGGTTTTATAGGATACAATGATATTCTCCTTATTCCCGCTGGCGCGACAAATATTAAAATCGAAGAACTGGCTTCATCGAATAATTATTTAGGTGAGTGTAATCAAATATACATCCCAGCAACACCGCTTTCTATGAGAGAAATGTaaatttgacatatgacataaaTATGGAGGAACCTGCAAAATGTTTTATAAGCTGACTATAAGATTGACAGTAATATTTATGACTTTTACTGACCTCTGTTAAGCACGATGAGTaactaaaaaatcaatattgtaCTATTACAACTATGAAGGAAACTGTAAACGTTTTATTGAAttggattaaaaaaatatgactttCATTACCATCTATTGAATGAAATGTATaactgaaacaaaaatgaacagtgcagttttataaatatcaagaaaactGTTTGTTAACTTTGCGTTAAATTGGATTCAAATTACTTACATTATCCTCTGTCGAAAGagatttataactaaaaaaaaaaactattgaacgtttcattaaattagattgaagaaataaatataacgACCGAGTAATTACACCCGCACTCATACTGTTTAAAACAGTTTACCAACGATCTCTGAAGACGTTAACGAACCGTCGAAACGTACACCAGTACATCAATGTTGATGTAGTAGTAGTGGataaagtgttcaaaaactcgtTTGCTAATATTCTAGTATCAAAATTTCCTTTAATCTTTTCCGAAATACTTGAATCAGTCTGCCATTTAAGAGTCGTTGTTATATTTTAGCTGTTAGAAACACATCGggatattattatttgaatggTAATTGGATGATAGATTTTCCTAAATCGATCGACTTCGCTGGTACTAAATTTAAATATGATAGAATCTCTCAAGAAATCGACGCGCCGGATAAAATATCAGCTCTCGGACCAACAGATGAATCCTTATTCATTGTTGTaagtaaaacattaattttttcgtagttaatatcaatttatatcatttttttttttacttacagCTCCTCTATCAAGACGGAGACGTACCAGTGAGTTACACTTACAGTTTACCAACTATGGTACCGCCTCCACCCAACGAAACTTATGCCTGGATATACGATGAATACACACCGTGTTCGGTATCCTGCGGTAAAGGTAAACTGATctttattttcgtaaaattataACCTACAAATTGCTCTTCATATTTTGCAAAGGTAATCAGAGTAGGAATGTGAGTTGTGCCGAAAGAAACTCATTGAAACCAGCTTCAGAATCACTTTGCGAAGGTAACAGTAAACCAGAGTCCTCAAGAATGTGCAATGAGATAGATTGTGAAGCTAATTGGGTACTAGAAGAATGGACTAACTGCTCAGTACCTTGCGGAAAACAAGGTGGCGTTCAAAAGAGAAAAATCGTTTGTAAGAAAATTACCGCTAATGGAACGGAAATAGTCGTTGATAATAAAGAATGTTCTAAAGAGTCGCAACCTGAAGAAGAAAGACCGTGCAACGTTGATACATTATGCCCGAAATGGTATCTCGAGCCTTGGAAACCGGTAGGTACAATTAAATTCTTTCTCATATTCCggaaactaatttttaaaacgGGAAATTGCCTTTTATCTTATTCAATTCTTACTTAACTCAGACACcagacaaatatatatttttggttgCCAAATTgtctcgattttaggtctccttTAGAATggaaattacattttaaaacagattCAAAAGTGTCgttttttatacaaatcaaGGCAATTTAGCatcaaaaacatattaaaactTCCTACGACAGATAGATAGTTAATTAACAGTTTAAATTGTTGTGGATCGGTGgatcaaaaaagttttatttcatgGTCTCATCTAATTCAGCTCAATTTTAAACttctgaactagattctactcaaAAAGAAGGCAAATAccattccatctgcaggcaagatcgtggcatcggttttttgggatacgcgtggaataattttcattgactatcttgaaaaaggtaaaactatcaacggcgtgTATCATAGAAACTTATTACAACatttgagtgaagaaatcaagcaaaaacggtcgcATTTGGCTAAGGAAAAAGTATTgttccatcaagacaatgcaccagctcaaacatccgttattgcaatgaccaaaattaataaattaaattttgaattgctacctcgtTAATCAGTCGGTGATCAAACTtatattttgaggagcttgacgattctaattataaaaagggCATCGAACTTATTGGACATCgatggaaaaaaatgtatggagctaaaaggagattccattggaaaatttttgtgttttcttcattgggccagatacttctggaaccatccttgTAAACAAATTCCaaacacaaagaaataaaaacaggCGTTGACGTTGGTTGACTCTGGAAGGTTTGTACTACAACCTAACCTACTACGTAATACCCTTTTTATCGTATAAGCGCGATCAGTACGGTGTTGTGCAGGCGGTCTGATTAAGCCTTTCTTTAGTTTAACTATATTTAATGTTATTCCACACCAAGTAGgcgactttttttttaatagaggTTATTTCAAAGTACCTCGCGGCGATATATGTTGTAACACTTTCACGGGGCAAGCTGTAACTTGTTCTAtgataagaatttattttatatctggATCATTTCATCAAGTTTGTCAAACCGTCGGAGCAAGAACCTGTCCTACAATTAATCGACAATCATCATTCACACGTAAACATCTCAGTGATGAAAAAAGTAGAAGAAAGTCACGTTATCATGCTATAGCACATGCTCCCTCTCCCACATAATCTGTAGCCCTTGAATTTTGGAGTTTATGGTCCCATTCCTGGGATTGTTAAGAATTCTTTGCCATTAGCAATGAATCCTTCTAATATTATGAATGGTTTTAAAGCCACTGGCATATGGCCTCTAAATGCAGATATTTTGAAAGATTCAGATTTTGTTCCATCTTATGTTACGGATCAGCCAAATCCTGCAAGCAAAGAATCTGAAACAGATATGAACATTACTGCCTTCAGCTTGACAACAGCTCAAGTGTCAGTGAAATTATAAATACCATGGAAAATTGTAATCCAGAAACTTCAGCTTTACCTTCAAAAGCAAAATGGTTTCTCTCCATCTAAAATGAGGCTTTACCCGAAAGCTCCACCACGAAAATTGACTAACCACCGTCAACGTAAAAGAAAATGCTGTGTTCTCGCCAGAGAACACCGAGTTAcaaaaagaacaagaagaaagGTTAAATaagacaaagaaaacacaaagaGACTAAGAAGAgtgaagaaaaaggaaaaagatcGAGAGGAAACAGATAAGATAAAAATAGCTAAAAGACAAGgaatagaaaaagtaaaaaaagaaagtttcaaATTCTGATTCGGAATCTGAACCCTAAAATGCCTTAATAGTTTAAGTAAATAAAGAACgtgttacatattttttatttacttttgaatattttttcttttagattaaaaatttgACTTAAAGTGTCTAAGTCTGTTTTAACGTTTGTAAAGTTTCTTATGCCAAATAAatctttagaaaatataaaactggTTTTCCATTCCTAATGTTACAATTTGCCCCAATCACGGGGTAAGTTGTAACACTcgtcagttttttttcaaagcCGTTTCTACCAAAAATCGTTACAGGTTTGATCAAAAGTTTATTTGGGATCGATAGTTGAATAGTTGTTAATTGGAATAGTACTGCTAGATTTCATAAATGCGAAACAAGTAAGTTTTCATATCCAAGAAGCGACAAATTGTTACAACTGGTTGTTACTTCCCTACATTATCTGATAAACTAAAAACAGTATATcaaaacttttgataaaattagttaaaaattgttttctttccaGTGTGATCACCTTTGTGGCGATGGTAAACAAACAAGAGGCATCACTTGTTACATGGAAGACAAAGAAAGGAGGAAGAAAATTCTACCGAATGCTGAGTGCGAAAAAGTATTACCGAAACCGGAAACCGAAAAACCATGCTTTATTAGGCCCTGCGAGGGTGTTGACTGGATCACGTCAGAGTGGTCAGGGGTAAATAACAATTTGGATATACAAACTGAAGAGAATGTGAAAGTAGTAACGAAAAATTTGagttaaaattaacaaaatatttcttaaaaccATAGAAaccgtttatttatttatctttttttttgttacgcAGTTGAGGCAACTGAAACCAAAAGTTCCGGAAGAGCTTTTGCATTCTAAATAGTTTGACCGAAATTGTTAGAGGCTACAAAATTGATCGATAAACTTTCTTTTTAGTGTACAGCTTGTGGTTTAACCCAAGAAACGCGGAAGGTATTGTGCGCcactgaaaatgaaaaagttcaACCCGATGAACTGTGTAATCCCGATAGAAAACCAGAAGCTATAAGGGAATGCGCCTCAAATCCTTGCTTATATCTCTGGTATGCAGGACAATGGAGTGAGGTACGATTTTCTCAACTTTTCaattggaaaattggaaaaaactttcTTATTTATCTCACTAATTAAAAATACGATTTATGGTGAAGGGTCCAACTattctataattaatttattcccATAGTTTAtgtctaaataaattattttagtgtTCGGTAACATGTGGACGAGGTGTTCAAACCAGAGTCATTTTCTGTGGAATTTCTACACCAAATGGCGTCGAAAAAGCTGATGAATCGAAATGTGATCCATCAAAACATTTTGACACAACGAGGAATTGTACtggagaaaaagaagaatgcGATGGGGAGTGGTTTAGTGGTCCAATGGGAGAggtataataaatttatagattttatttaaaaaaatttcaaattcaaatattacagATAAATTATAGAACTTTATTATTGCCCTACTCGGATATATTATCTTCGTAGATTAATTTCCCagtctattttctttttttatcgaCTTTTTCCATATAGATTATCAATttgatgtaataattttttaattttcagtgCTCTAGACCCTGTGGAGGCGGACAAAGAACCAGAAAAGTCGTCTGCATCAAAGATTATCAAGTTGTTCATCCTTCAGCTTGTGGTTCTGACAAAATTGTATTCTCAGAAGAAAAATGCAACGAAGAACCTTGTTCTGAAGGTACTAGCTCAAAAATACTTctgaatataatgaatttttaatcgatagtcaatgaaatttttcgttttagaCACCTTAATGCCAAAGGATATAACTCATCCCGTCGATGAATCAGAACCAACTAAAGAATATTCTGGAAAGAGAGAAGTCACAACAACACCTCTTACAACAGAATGGAGGTCAGACGAAActacaatatttgaaataaccaCAAGTTCAAGCATAACATCTACCGATTCAGACGAATATGAAATTGTGCCAGACACTAACTGTGATGATGGCGAATGGGTGcgtaataaaatgaataaaaaataaaatacaaaaaaaatcgttgCATTACAGGTTGAAGAAAATACAGAAAACGAGAAAGAAAAATCGCAAAGCGTTGACGATAAGATGCAAGCTGATGAAGAAATAATGCAAGGAGATGATCCTTTCGCTTCCGAAGATTTAATGATGGGTGATCAACCATTCGAAGGATCCGGTGAAACAACTTACGGAACAGATTCCACGGATACCTCTTATTCCACAGAAACAACTAGTTTTACTGAATCTACTGGTACTACAGAAGAATTTACAGAAGAGCAACAAAGCACTACTGATTTCTCCGAATCAACAATTGAATTTACAGGCTCTACCGATTCATCAGTTAGCACAGAAACGGGCGAGACCGAATCTACTACATACTTTGCAGACTCTACAGAATCATCTGGTACTACAATAGAAAATACAGGCTCCACCGAATCTGTCGAAACTACCACTAAAATAACTGGTTCTACCCAACATCttggtacaacaatagaatCTACAACCTCCATAGCAATCGAAGAATTTAATGGTAGTGTTATTGAATCAGATGTGAATGCCGCAATATCTAAAGAATCGACTGATGAGACTACTGTTTCTACGGAACTACCAGTTACATCAACAGAATTTACTGAATCCCCTGAAACAACTATTACTGAATCTTCTGAAACAACTATTACATTGCTTAGTTCAACAGAATCTTCGGATACTACTACAGAAAATACAGAATTTACAGGATCAAGTGAATCCACAACAGAATTCACAGCATCTACACATACCTCTGAAAGCGAAACAGATTTAACTAAATCCACAGAAGGTTTCTTAGAATCAACGGAAACTACTATAGAATTCACGGGATCTACTGAAATTACAACGGAAATTACCGGTTCAACGGATCTTTCTCAAAGTACAACATTACTTACTGAATCCACAGAATCATCTGTAAGTGTAACAACTGTCTCATCAGAAGAATCACCTCAGACCACAGAGGAAGCAACAGTTACCTCTACAGAGTTTACAGTAAGCACTGAAACATCTGCAAGTACTACAGAGTTTACCCAATCCACGGAAGAATCTAAGAGTACAAGTGAGAGCATAACAGAATACCCTGAATCAACCACTGGTTCCACAGAATCAACCGGTACTACAGAGTTTACTAGTTCATCCGAATCATCCGTTAGTACAATGGAAACCACTGGATCTACAGAATCAGAAGTTACCGGTTTGACTGAATCATCAGCTAGCACGGTAGAATTTACAGGATCCACAGAATCAACAATTGTTACTGAGATCACTGGCTCAACTGAATCAACAATTAGTACAGAGTCCACTGAAGTAACTGCAGTATCTGGACTCACTAGTTCAACAGAATCATCCGCTGGCACAACAGAATTTACAGGATCGACTGAATTTACAACTGAAATTACAGGTTCAACAGAATCTTCAGCTAGTACAACAGAATTTACGGGATCGACTGAATTTACAACTGAAATTACAGGTTCAACAGAATCTTCAGCTAGTACAACAGAATTTACAGAATCAACTGAAATTACAGGTTCAACAGAATCTTCAGCTAGTACAACAGAATTTACAGGATCCACTGAATTTACAACTGAAATTACAGGTTCAACAGAATCTTCAGCTAGTACAACAGAATTTACGGGATCCACTGAATTTACAACTGAAATTACAGGTTCAACAGAATCTTCAGCTAGTACAACAGAATTTACGGGATCCACTGAATTTACAACTGAAATTACAGGTTCAACAGAATCTTCAGTTAGCACAGTAGAATTTACAGGATCAACGGAATCATCTGAGAGTACCTCCGAATATACTCCATCAACAGAATATTCGAGCTCCACTGAATCATCGTTTGGTACAACGGAATTAACAATGTCAACTGAAACAGTATTTACTGAAAGTACTACAGAATTTAGTAGTAGTACTGAAAGTACTACTTCAATTATGGATATATTCACTTTAAAACCAAGACTATGCAAAAGGCGAAAGATTAAACAGTGTAGACATACCCAATACGGATGCTGTTGGGATAACATCACACCTGCTCAAGGACCATTCGATAAAGGATGTCCTATTCCTCGTACTTGTAAAGAATCTAAATTCGGTTGTTGTGAAGATGGAGTTTCACCCGCTCTTGGATCCAAATTTGCAGGATGTCCTCGTTATCCCTGTAATGAAACTCTATTTGGATGTTGTCCCGATAATAAGACAGTTTCCCAAGGAAATGATAATGAAGGTTGCCCTCCAGTTTGTCTAAGTTCTAAATACGGTTGTTGCAGCGATAATGTAACTGAAGCTACAGGACCTCATCATAAAGGATGCCCAGAAGATACTACAACATTAGAGCCAACAACTGAATCAGTAACAGAAACTACCATATCTACAGTTTCTACCGAGGAAACAACAACTACGTCCGGATCTACTGAAAGTAGCATACCTACAGAGATGACATATTTGTCCACTGAAGTTTTAACAGAAACAACTACAGCCGTAAATTGCAACTTAACTCCATACAGATGTTGTCCAGATGGAATCACTACAGCAGAAGGACCTGGTTTTCAAGGATGTGGTTTGCCTTGTTCAGATACTACATTCGGTTGTTGCCAGGATGCTAAGACTCCTGCACATGGACCAAGTGGAGAAGGATGTTGTTTATCTTCGCGTTTCGGTTGTTGTCCAAATGATATTACACCATCTAGAGGACCAAATCAAGAAGGTTGCGAATGTGTACATTCTCCATATGGTTGTTGTCCCGATAACAAAACTTCTGCACGTGGTTATGATAATGAAGGCTGCGGTTGCCAATTTACCCCTCATGGTTGTTGCCCCGATAGCCTTACAACAGCTACAGGAGCAAATTACGCTGGTTGTCCCTGTTATACTTTCCAATTTGGCTGTTGTCCGGATGGTATTACTATTTCTGAAGGACCTCGTTACCAaggtaaatttaaatttttattcaaattaaccATTTACAcaattcattattcaattattgTCTCTGTTAGGTTGCGGCTGCAGAAATACCGAGTTCGGATGCTGTTCTGATGAAAAAACTCCTGCATCGGGACCTAATGGAGAAGGATGTACCtgtgaaaatagtaaatttGGTTGCTGTATTGATGGTGTTACTGAAGCTAAAGGTGAAAACTACGATGGATGTACTGACACTCCTAAAAACCTTCAAGGTAAGTGAACATATAAAGCAAAAgtttggtaattttattttgagtgcaaattgaaatttttattatttaattgattcTTTTAATTGTAATTGCCTGTGTGACGTTCTGTTCTAAATTATATTGAACCCATTCATATTGTAATTGTTCATCATTGGTGACACCTGGCTTCCAATCACTTTTTAATCTACCGTGTACTTATGTACTATACACCACAGAACATCCcctaagaagaaatgcaaacttagttgttattcggtggaaacaacatggcggattttcgaTGCCAGTGCCAGTATCTTCAAGTTTATCCTATCCTGaaatattcaatggaaaattagAGAAAAGAATACCgttaacttttcaatttttccaataagaTCGTTCGTCATCTAGAGCTATGCCCCTACCTGGCTTTGAAACGAATACccattaatataaaattacatttcTGATAATATCACCTACCTGTGTACCGAAATCTAACGAATGacacattgacattgacagtaatgacacacTAGCGTCACGATTGGTAggtggcagaactaaatttgtgttgccgAGATTTACATACAAGTTGACCTTCTTTTTGTTATGTTGTGTGCTTTAAACCCTACGAAATTctgttaaatatttctataaccATACTTTTCGCCAAGTATATCGTCAAAGGATACTTCAAATTGATTCTCAATGTTTCATTTATGGTTTATTGCAGCTAATTATGTACCTCAATCCATTTATATTTCTCACTAATTTTCCCTGTTATTTTCACAGAAGGGTGCGGAATGCCAAAAGAAAGAGGCAAATGCAGAAACTTCACTGTGAAATGGTACTTCGACATGGATTACGGCGGTTGTTCTAGATTTTGGTATGGTGGTTGTGATGGTAACGAAAATCGCTATAAATCCAAAGAAGAATGCGAGGACATTTGTGTCCAACCGAGAGGAGCAggtgaaaatcaaaaatttgattattttactaTTAAGGATCTATGctcgaaaattatgattttacgggaaataattttgacattttcctTTTAGATCGATGTAAACTACCAAAAGTATCGGGTCCGTGCGAAGGCTATTTTCTTAATTGGTATTacgacaaaaatttcaaaacgtGTACACAATTTGTTTATGGCGGATGCCTCGGTAACAATAATAGGTTCGAAACTAAAGAAGAATGTATGAATACCTGTGCTGTTGACACTAACCCAGGTATTGAAATCTTGATTATAATTTCGGTAGGTGTTGAAGAATGTCTTATTCCATAGATCCTTGTCGACAGAAGAAGGAACCAGGTCCTTGTAAGGGTACGTATCAACGTTACTACTTTGATAACGATCTTGAAGAATGCCAAGAATTTATATATGGAGGTTGTAAAGggaatagaaataattttgtaacgCTCGAATCGTGCAAACAACAATGTGCTCCCGCAGGAAAAAGGAAGGGTATGTCTAAAAATTACTTCTAATTAATTCCTTTTCTTCTTTCGAGCATGCGTATTAGGTAAATGTagtgaaatattggaatttattgagattgaatttcaatattttctttatttgagtaataaatttaataactgTTTCTCGAAATATAGCTTGAGTGGATATATGAAGAACTATTATATTGGAACAGTGTTTCAGCAAAATTAGTAGAGTGAGTGggtttgataagagatggcgtaACTTGTATAATATATCGTTCCAATATTCCGAACCTGCTACTGTTATTGTACGTCTTTGAAGCgtaaacaacaataatttttttccactcaaatatgtcgaacttagttcctgaaaaagtgtttttgcaAGGAGctcttcttcattactttaatatgaagaaaaatgctgccgaaagtcatcgtattttggtcgaagtttatggtgaacatgcTCTAGCTAAGCGAACGTgccaaaagtggtttgcacgatttaaaagtggtgattttggcgatgaacgtcctgggcagtaaaaaaagtttgaagatatAGAGCTGGAAGCATTACTCGATGTGGAGATTGttgccaaacacaagaagagctcgcagccatttcaaaacgtttaaaagcaaggaaatttggttccacatgaactcaagccgagagacgtcgataggcggttttgcatgtccgaaatgctgctggaacgccacagaaggaagtcatttttgcatcggattgttactggtgatgaaaaatggatgaatTGCCATAACCCCAAGCGCAAAATATCATAAATCAcatctaattttgaaataacaatgatatataacctataaattaattttgaatcttacattttcaatttttataaccttataattatataaataatacgaCAGAGTTAAAAAAGAGTTATTTACACGAATAAATAAGGAAGGTTCGGAAATATTAGTAATAATCGCAAAACTAAATATAGAgtgacgaaataaaaaaataaaaattggagtGTACAAGTAGTGACGAGAAAACTAAACgggaaattatggaaatataatTATCATGGGACTTTAAaggattaattaaaataaaagaagttcCAGAATTGCGCAAAGACTCGAAGTTAAGGATCCAGCACGAGGTATCGAAACTAAATAAACTAATGAACGCATTGTGATACATATTGGACTGTACTATCAACGTAAATCTGTCATTAAGATCATCACAATAGTTGTATTGTCgttatctaatataaaaaatttctataatcgattaaataatattcacagtCAAAGTCTAATGCTATTATCCAATATCTGTCATCAATGATTAATCAGTAATAacgaaaattaacaattaatgttaatatttgatCTAGATCATTATTTCGAATAAACATAactatttttgatcaaaattttattattatcacaaaaaatatcacaaaaatcgatttttttttacatttttttgcaaatatttcgttttctatgggttttacACTATTTGTATTTCtcatcaatattgtagagaatttaattctctacaacttttgtatttaacatttttttcatatcttgaaCCGTTCTTGAAATAGAGAGCGAAGAGTTGAGAATTTTCTGAGGTCAACTGGTAGTCTCGATCAAAAACTCGTAATATTCGGGTTTATAGAtttaatattgtcaaaattaatgaaaatttcgaGAACAAGTTCTAATTTtaattctcttcttcttctcattcttattctttttcttcttcttcatcatcgtcGTCATCGTTCCTCTGCTgcagaatttcaaatttctctttctatcattattaatatcgatttgataTGGTACAGCATCGAGACAAGCTTGTCCATTACACTGTCCACAAGCTTTCCTGCATCCACATCTTGAGCTACAGCCACTTCTGAAGTTACAGAATATTGTATTGAGTAATCCATCTGCTGCAGGTGGTGAAATAGTTATAACAAATTCCAGGAATTCGTTACGCATTGTCCAAACCCATTCCTGGGATTCTAAATCGTGCTCTAACTGAGtttaaatttgattgaaatgttGGTGAGCTGCTGCACTCGTTGGTACACTACACAGGTACATTTGATGACGTATAGTGGATTAACGGAGATGATCGATACTATCCACAGATTCCGGAGCATTATAAACTGCTAATAAGGTTTAAATTCCACTCTCGAATAATCTCTGAACCGGACAGTTTTCTTCCTCAAATACTGCAGGgagtttatttcaaatacgatgtacttaattattttctacttcaaGAAAGATTGAATTGATTCTAAAAGTCCTGAATATTACGAGTTTTTGATCAGGACTACCAGTTGACCTTAAATAATTCTCTGACGGTGCGTTCTGCGCCCTCTATCTCGAATACAGTCCAAGGTATGAAatgttgaatacaaaaattgtaaagaattgaattctctacaatattgatcgatttttgtgacctttgacCCCTGAATTAAAGCTTGCGACCATcgaattttgagaatagttCCGTGATGCCAAAATACAAGTGgtaatatactgggtatgtcgattttccgaGGTCAACCCCCTCTAATGACTGgatatattataaaaactcACGGTGTAAAGAGTGTTctttatcaaa
This genomic interval carries:
- the LOC130893638 gene encoding papilin isoform X10; the protein is MELFRKRYNISPLIVAVIFITFFHNVLSRHKIRHYKERFKRQQGANLYLPGSFVTDNEDAESGPWQEWSAPSPCSRTCGGGVSTQSRKCIEGYDCVGPSARYFSCNTQDCPDNADYRAQQCAEHNKILFEGVYYEWLPYTKGPVPCELNCMPKGEKFYYRHADAVVDGTRCTDEGYDVCVRGKCQPVGCDRMLGSQVKEDRCRVCGGDDSSCNTFTNIITMKDMQRGVNGSQNDRGYNDILLIPAGATNIKIEELASSNNYLAVRNTSGYYYLNGNWMIDFPKSIDFAGTKFKYDRISQEIDAPDKISALGPTDESLFIVLLYQDGDVPVSYTYSLPTMVPPPPNETYAWIYDEYTPCSVSCGKGNQSRNVSCAERNSLKPASESLCEGNSKPESSRMCNEIDCEANWVLEEWTNCSVPCGKQGGVQKRKIVCKKITANGTEIVVDNKECSKESQPEEERPCNVDTLCPKWYLEPWKPCDHLCGDGKQTRGITCYMEDKERRKKILPNAECEKVLPKPETEKPCFIRPCEGVDWITSEWSGCTACGLTQETRKVLCATENEKVQPDELCNPDRKPEAIRECASNPCLYLWYAGQWSECSVTCGRGVQTRVIFCGISTPNGVEKADESKCDPSKHFDTTRNCTGEKEECDGEWFSGPMGECSRPCGGGQRTRKVVCIKDYQVVHPSACGSDKIVFSEEKCNEEPCSEDTLMPKDITHPVDESEPTKEYSGKREVTTTPLTTEWRSDETTIFEITTSSSITSTDSDEYEIVPDTNCDDGEWVEENTENEKEKSQSVDDKMQADEEIMQGDDPFASEDLMMGDQPFEGSGETTYGTDSTDTSYSTETTSFTESTGTTEEFTEEQQSTTDFSESTIEFTGSTDSSVSTETGETESTTYFADSTESSGTTIENTGSTESVETTTKITGSTQHLGTTIESTTSIAIEEFNGSVIESDVNAAISKESTDETTVSTELPVTSTEFTESPETTITESSETTITLLSSTESSDTTTENTEFTGSSESTTEFTASTHTSESETDLTKSTEGFLESTETTIEFTGSTEITTEITGSTDLSQSTTLLTESTESSVSVTTVSSEESPQTTEEATVTSTEFTVSTETSASTTEFTQSTEESKSTSESITEYPESTTGSTESTGTTEFTSSSESSVSTMETTGSTESEVTGLTESSASTVEFTGSTESTIVTEITGSTESTISTESTEVTAVSGLTSSTESSAGTTEFTGSTEFTTEITGSTESSASTTEFTGSTEFTTEITGSTESSASTTEFTESTEITGSTESSASTTEFTGSTEFTTEITGSTESSASTTEFTGSTEFTTEITGSTESSASTTEFTGSTEFTTEITGSTESSVSTVEFTGSTESSESTSEYTPSTEYSSSTESSFGTTELTMSTETVFTESTTEFSSSTESTTSIMDIFTLKPRLCKRRKIKQCRHTQYGCCWDNITPAQGPFDKGCPIPRTCKESKFGCCEDGVSPALGSKFAGCPRYPCNETLFGCCPDNKTVSQGNDNEGCPPVCLSSKYGCCSDNVTEATGPHHKGCPEDTTTLEPTTESVTETTISTVSTEETTTTSGSTESSIPTEMTYLSTEVLTETTTAVNCNLTPYRCCPDGITTAEGPGFQGCGLPCSDTTFGCCQDAKTPAHGPSGEGCCLSSRFGCCPNDITPSRGPNQEGCECVHSPYGCCPDNKTSARGYDNEGCGCQFTPHGCCPDSLTTATGANYAGCPCYTFQFGCCPDGITISEGPRYQGCGCRNTEFGCCSDEKTPASGPNGEGCTCENSKFGCCIDGVTEAKGENYDGCTDTPKNLQEGCGMPKERGKCRNFTVKWYFDMDYGGCSRFWYGGCDGNENRYKSKEECEDICVQPRGADRCKLPKVSGPCEGYFLNWYYDKNFKTCTQFVYGGCLGNNNRFETKEECMNTCAVDTNPDPCRQKKEPGPCKGTYQRYYFDNDLEECQEFIYGGCKGNRNNFVTLESCKQQCAPAGKRKDLCSLPKSEGNCTDILATWYYDTSRKNCAPFYYSGCYGNLNNFETREACQSNCPPEIEMDTCHLPANPGECSNYVGRWYYDTRTKSCRQFYYGGCGGNGNNFETQQICEQICEKKEGKPALTSTTPQPQPSPPPSFTVDMCFLPSDSGPCLASFRKYYYDSRDGVCKEFIYGGCLGNGNNFDSIEQCLGYCRNAQDQCSLPPVRGPCDNDYLAYYYDKTTDSCQQFVYGGCSGNTNMFRDQESCETTCKKIPEPPPTYTQAPTTATDALMCFQQPDHGNCTDRFTAFYYDSVQQKCLPFMYTGCGGNSNRFNSEEQCQRQCGTFKDQDVCNLPRDPGPCRGYFVKYYYERSTGRCEQFAYGGCQGNGNRFSSEEECSHICITHEEKKPNVPASEPVTTQMPEHPCQAAFDECTTLRCAYGVEPFVDENECNRCRCRDPCMEIECLPDEQCAIDININKTSPQDADFIAICRKQIKPGTCPQLDISDNNCEVECRSDADCALQMKCCSTGCGTACVDPPAQLVTQEPPVITVGQIDEYQPPHVDPIVYKPEVSALIGDQATLRCAVSGNPNPRIRWSKDNIEIDGTQPRYRIKLDQSLQIITLHKTDSGIYLCTASNGVGQSITNQVKLEVIVPVRANITSNDQRYPVGSDIELPCEYGGSPTPQVQWYKDGVAIHETGKLHISETDGMSMLTIEQAIKADSGSYQCEATNAYSRASSMLEISIEGMYIHPSCIDNQFFANCALIVRANYCSHKYYAKFCCRSCTEAGLLPIDGPHIHKKKRHNVIENNLE